One window from the genome of Fulvivirga lutea encodes:
- a CDS encoding DUF3052 domain-containing protein, which yields MNAGYSGTPLAKKLGIKEGYKVLFVNQPEHYFNLFADLPEIEEAKKTDSELDFIHLFVFTHKEMDAHFKSCKSQLAKKGTLWVSWPKKASKVPTDLDGNIVREYGLANGLVDVKVCAVDKTWSGLKFMYRIKDR from the coding sequence ATGAACGCAGGCTACTCAGGAACCCCACTAGCCAAAAAACTTGGAATTAAAGAAGGCTACAAAGTGCTATTTGTAAACCAACCTGAGCATTACTTTAACCTGTTTGCCGACTTACCTGAAATTGAAGAAGCTAAGAAAACTGATTCTGAATTAGACTTCATTCATCTTTTTGTATTTACACATAAAGAAATGGATGCTCATTTTAAATCATGCAAATCTCAACTAGCAAAAAAAGGAACTCTTTGGGTGTCATGGCCCAAAAAGGCATCAAAAGTACCAACCGATTTGGATGGCAATATCGTTCGCGAATATGGCCTGGCCAATGGTCTTGTAGATGTGAAAGTTTGTGCAGTAGATAAAACCTGGTCGGGATTAAAGTTTATGTATCGGATTAAAGATAGATAG